In a single window of the Acyrthosiphon pisum isolate AL4f chromosome X, pea_aphid_22Mar2018_4r6ur, whole genome shotgun sequence genome:
- the LOC100161871 gene encoding ankyrin repeat and SOCS box protein 2, with product MFDLIKLAFMACDEDAKEWYNTVPRNVVRVDVQNCCIELINVTMENRINPSNTELCAEAAFYGHLDCLSYAHRLGYLWNETTCASAACSGQLDCLEYLRENGCAWDVETCIYAACNGDLLCLKYAVENGCPVTKDAMNCSAKNGYLDCLKYLHAKEVMWDEFTCSYAAENGHIDCLRYLHENGCPWNEHVSYWVALNGHLECLIYSHEHGCPWNDLVTCFAAIKGHLSCMIYAHEHDCPWHEDTTFYARMGRHTDCLIYALDNGCELNDKKYTK from the coding sequence atgtttGATCTTATCAAGCTGGCCTTTATGGCTTGTGATGAAGATGCAAAAGAATGGTATAACACTGTCCCTAGAAATGTTGTTAGAGTTGATGTGCAAAATTGTTGTATAGAACTAATTAATGTCACAATGGAAAACCGTATAAATCCATCAAATACTGAATTGTGTGCAGAAGCAGCATTCTATGGCCATCTTGACTGTTTATCATATGCTCATCGTTTAGGATATTTATGGAATGAAACGACATGTGCATCAGCAGCATGCAGCGGACAACTCGATTGTTTGGAATACTTGAGAGAAAATGGATGTGCATGGGATGTAGAAACATGTATATATGCTGCATGTAATGGTGATTTGCTTTGTTTAAAATATGCAGTTGAAAATGGATGTCCGGTTACCAAAGATGCAATGAACTGTTCTGCAAAAAATGGTTATTTAGACTGTTTAAAATACTTGCATGCCAAGGAAGTAATGTGGGACGAATTCACATGTTCATATGCTGCAGAAAACGGTCATATTGACTGTTTAAGATACCTCCATGAAAACGGGTGCCCATGGAACGAACATGTAAGCTACTGGGTTGCATTGAATGGTCATCTTGAATGCCTAATATATTCCCATGAACATGGATGTCCATGGAATGACCTAGTAACCTGCTTCGCTGCAATAAAGGGACATTTAAGCTGCATGATATATGCTCATGAACACGATTGTCCATGGCATGAAGATACCACTTTCTATGCAAGAATGGGCAGACACACAGATTGTTTAATTTATGCCCTTGATAACGGTTGTGAgttgaatgataaaaaatacacaaaataa